In Peribacillus simplex, the following are encoded in one genomic region:
- a CDS encoding PLP-dependent aminotransferase family protein, with translation MGWEKGVHMKKPKYKLIVDFIKDKISKSEWEIGSRIPSQRHLAKMFDVNRSTVITALEELMAEGLIEGEAGKGTVVTNNTWTLMGNRSSTNWNENVTLGIHKPSVSTVREINEAESNNNLIQLSKGELSPEMFPLEEMRSIVQKVSKQLSPFGYEEPKGNIKLRQAISDYLKIRGMEVSPSSILVVSGALQALHLISIGLLQRGSTVFLEVPSYLYSLTVFQSMGMELKGLPMDKEGIKVDSIYQIKEKRKSILYTIPTFHNPTGTLMQKKRREELIEYCEREQLPVIEDDVYRDLWMDTPPPEPLKSMDNYGNVLYLGSLSKTLSPGLRIGWVVGSESVINRLADLKMQSDYGSSTLSQLVASEWLSSGLYDRHLENVREQLKVRRSTALEALNKHLSFYATWDVPTGGFFIWIKIKPMFKVKRLFDKALSKGLLLNPGSIYAEQSGQFIRLSFGFSSLDEIKIGIFQLSEIIKNQ, from the coding sequence ATTGGATGGGAAAAAGGAGTACATATGAAAAAGCCAAAATACAAATTGATTGTTGATTTCATAAAAGACAAAATCTCCAAGAGTGAGTGGGAAATAGGTAGTCGGATACCAAGTCAACGTCATCTGGCAAAAATGTTTGATGTCAATCGAAGTACAGTCATAACAGCACTAGAAGAACTAATGGCAGAAGGACTGATAGAAGGAGAAGCAGGAAAGGGGACTGTTGTTACCAATAATACTTGGACTTTGATGGGAAATCGATCCTCAACCAATTGGAATGAAAACGTCACTTTAGGTATTCATAAACCGAGTGTTTCAACGGTACGAGAAATCAATGAAGCTGAATCTAATAATAATCTGATTCAATTAAGTAAAGGAGAATTATCACCAGAGATGTTCCCTTTAGAAGAAATGAGGTCCATTGTACAAAAGGTTTCGAAACAATTGTCACCCTTTGGATATGAAGAACCAAAGGGAAATATAAAGTTACGCCAAGCAATTAGTGATTATCTAAAAATAAGAGGAATGGAAGTATCTCCATCATCCATTCTTGTAGTTTCAGGTGCACTTCAGGCTTTACATCTTATTTCAATAGGACTTCTACAAAGAGGGTCAACTGTATTTTTAGAAGTGCCATCTTACCTTTACTCGTTGACTGTTTTTCAATCTATGGGTATGGAGTTGAAGGGATTACCAATGGATAAGGAAGGGATTAAGGTAGATTCAATTTATCAGATAAAGGAAAAAAGAAAGAGTATTTTATATACCATCCCAACCTTTCATAATCCAACAGGCACGTTAATGCAGAAGAAAAGAAGGGAGGAACTCATTGAATACTGTGAAAGAGAACAACTTCCCGTTATTGAAGATGATGTGTATCGTGATTTATGGATGGATACCCCACCACCAGAACCGTTGAAATCAATGGATAATTATGGGAATGTGTTATATCTTGGTAGTTTGTCAAAAACATTAAGTCCTGGTTTACGAATTGGATGGGTAGTTGGCTCCGAATCAGTTATTAACCGATTAGCTGATTTAAAAATGCAATCGGATTATGGATCAAGTACGTTGTCTCAGCTCGTTGCATCGGAGTGGTTATCCAGTGGATTATATGATCGACATCTTGAAAATGTAAGAGAACAGCTTAAAGTTCGGAGAAGTACGGCTTTAGAAGCTTTGAACAAACATTTAAGTTTTTATGCTACATGGGATGTCCCAACAGGTGGTTTCTTTATTTGGATTAAAATAAAACCTATGTTTAAAGTGAAAAGGTTATTTGATAAAGCATTATCCAAAGGTCTTCTTCTTAACCCTGGTAGTATTTATGCAGAACAATCAGGACAGTTTATACGATTATCTTTTGGCTTTTCTTCGCTAGATGAAATTAAAATAGGCATATTTCAGTTAAGTGAAATCATTAAGAATCAATAA
- a CDS encoding PadR family transcriptional regulator: protein MEVNKEVLKGHIDTLILSLLHNRDMYGYELAKIVREKSDDQFELKEGTLYLSLKRLEKNKWISSYWGDEQGPGGRRKYYKLTSMGEEGFEEKRLEWEFVRDVIDSFLDGGRKR, encoded by the coding sequence TTGGAAGTAAACAAAGAAGTGTTAAAAGGTCATATAGACACACTGATCCTTTCACTTTTACATAACAGAGATATGTATGGCTATGAATTAGCCAAAATCGTTCGAGAAAAGAGTGATGACCAATTTGAATTAAAAGAAGGTACGCTTTATTTGTCTTTAAAGAGATTAGAAAAGAATAAATGGATTTCTTCTTACTGGGGGGATGAGCAAGGACCAGGAGGAAGAAGAAAATATTACAAACTTACATCAATGGGGGAAGAAGGATTTGAAGAAAAGCGTTTAGAATGGGAATTTGTTAGAGATGTGATTGATTCGTTTTTAGATGGGGGGAGAAAAAGATGA
- a CDS encoding tubby C-terminal domain-like protein encodes MQKLIYFPPKIKDSTKLIDVIDEQGNVKCKFKRTFKNFITRIVTYLWSFDWYVQFDVYSNDNDLVYQCKKVTKWMGKPEYRVINYKTKEVFNVSYKSWQVVVPEFLITNDSSEYLVKKEMMDWAKLYHQGREVARWKMKTTEWFKTYLEIEEDCPIQEPEFFICLFQAIFVGD; translated from the coding sequence ATGCAGAAGCTTATATACTTTCCCCCAAAGATTAAGGATTCAACTAAATTAATTGATGTGATTGATGAACAAGGTAATGTGAAATGTAAATTCAAAAGGACTTTTAAAAACTTTATTACCAGAATAGTAACTTACTTATGGAGTTTTGATTGGTATGTTCAGTTTGATGTTTATTCAAATGATAACGATTTAGTTTATCAGTGTAAAAAGGTAACAAAGTGGATGGGAAAACCAGAATATAGAGTGATAAACTATAAAACCAAAGAAGTATTTAATGTTAGTTATAAATCTTGGCAAGTAGTTGTCCCTGAATTCCTCATTACAAATGATTCATCAGAGTATTTAGTAAAAAAGGAAATGATGGATTGGGCCAAACTTTATCATCAAGGTAGAGAAGTAGCAAGATGGAAAATGAAAACTACTGAATGGTTCAAGACATATTTAGAAATTGAAGAGGATTGCCCTATACAAGAGCCAGAATTTTTTATTTGTCTTTTTCAAGCCATTTTCGTTGGCGACTAA
- a CDS encoding IS110 family transposase, giving the protein MNFKMQDKQNQLIERISDTHLIVGVDIAQQLHVARAVNFRGIVVGDPITFENNEEGFVKLSKWIHDLKKLKNLDSTIVGMEPTGHYWINLSKWLYSQNIEVVTVNPHLVKRNKENRDNTQSKSDKKDALVIADMVKNGYYSFIRPSSESFEKLRVLMSNRDVIAKRLVMSINQINRWVDIVFPELRQVFKDVSCKGAIATLRLFPTPDQISSMEPLDVIRGWKSLMKRQPGPKKAQLLINLAKSSIGTEQALDAYTFHLEQLLEEYDLAVKQLERVEQQVKEVLNKIPFAKKLLMIKGISEISLAGILGESGDLSGFSHGNSLLRHAGLHLAEASSGKWKGQIVISKRGRSRLRRFLYLATMSLVMNNPEFKAIHSHNVKVKKIKKMKSIMKLIGKLTRIFVGIARRNESYCPNKVQVIIPLAA; this is encoded by the coding sequence ATGAATTTTAAAATGCAAGACAAACAAAATCAACTAATAGAAAGAATTTCTGATACACATCTAATTGTAGGTGTGGATATCGCTCAACAATTACACGTTGCTCGAGCTGTTAACTTCCGTGGAATTGTAGTTGGAGACCCTATTACATTTGAAAATAATGAAGAGGGGTTCGTTAAACTATCAAAATGGATTCATGATTTAAAAAAACTAAAAAACTTAGATTCCACAATAGTAGGTATGGAGCCTACAGGCCATTACTGGATTAACCTTTCAAAATGGTTATATAGCCAAAACATTGAGGTTGTAACAGTCAATCCCCACTTAGTAAAAAGGAATAAAGAGAATCGTGATAATACCCAATCTAAGAGTGACAAAAAAGATGCGCTCGTTATCGCGGATATGGTCAAAAACGGCTACTATTCCTTTATTCGTCCATCATCAGAATCATTTGAGAAGCTTAGAGTTCTAATGTCTAATCGTGATGTGATTGCTAAACGTCTCGTCATGTCTATTAATCAAATAAATCGATGGGTAGATATTGTCTTTCCAGAGTTGCGACAAGTGTTTAAAGATGTTTCATGCAAAGGAGCCATCGCAACCCTTCGCTTGTTTCCAACTCCAGATCAAATATCTTCAATGGAGCCATTAGATGTCATAAGGGGCTGGAAGTCTTTAATGAAAAGACAACCAGGACCTAAAAAAGCTCAATTACTGATCAATCTTGCAAAATCTTCTATTGGAACTGAACAAGCACTCGATGCTTATACATTCCATCTAGAACAATTATTAGAAGAATATGACCTCGCTGTAAAACAACTCGAAAGAGTTGAACAACAAGTTAAAGAAGTTCTCAATAAAATACCATTTGCAAAAAAACTACTTATGATTAAAGGAATAAGTGAAATTTCATTAGCGGGGATACTAGGTGAGTCAGGAGATCTAAGTGGTTTCTCTCACGGAAACTCTCTATTACGTCATGCTGGATTACATCTAGCGGAAGCAAGTTCAGGCAAATGGAAAGGTCAGATTGTCATTTCAAAGCGTGGAAGGTCAAGACTACGACGATTCCTCTACTTAGCAACTATGAGCCTTGTGATGAATAACCCTGAGTTTAAAGCCATCCATTCCCATAATGTGAAGGTAAAGAAGATAAAGAAAATGAAGTCAATCATGAAACTGATAGGTAAACTAACAAGGATCTTTGTAGGAATAGCACGACGGAATGAGTCTTACTGTCCAAATAAAGTCCAAGTAATAATCCCTTTAGCAGCATAG
- a CDS encoding permease prefix domain 1-containing protein — protein sequence MKGIDEYVHSLYANVSGKEAKELKQEMRSHLIEAVEELKAKGIKESEAISIALERFGDEKQIKSGLLTMFKSQKKFAKWLFRSAFIFLLIGLVVSISLYMKDNKYIETSDLMVHVVETFDTKGNFTPEDEQALKDMVDRNSRYFENISYFALVKNTEEQGKKTSEQLFVHGREGTGEFGENGLMKQGIAGEDTWHVEWEYETYDYLKYEPYYYVFFAISVVLFVLWGVVNFYHRRLKAFA from the coding sequence ATGAAAGGTATTGATGAATATGTTCATTCTTTATATGCCAATGTAAGTGGGAAAGAAGCGAAAGAATTAAAGCAAGAAATGCGTTCACATTTAATAGAGGCAGTTGAAGAACTAAAAGCAAAAGGTATAAAAGAAAGTGAAGCTATTTCAATAGCTTTAGAAAGGTTTGGAGACGAAAAACAAATTAAAAGTGGGTTATTAACCATGTTTAAATCGCAAAAAAAGTTTGCAAAATGGCTTTTTCGTTCAGCATTTATATTTTTATTAATTGGCTTGGTAGTATCAATTAGTTTGTATATGAAAGATAATAAATATATTGAAACATCAGATTTAATGGTTCATGTTGTAGAAACATTCGATACAAAAGGAAATTTCACACCAGAAGATGAGCAAGCGTTAAAAGATATGGTTGATAGAAACTCAAGATATTTTGAGAATATTAGTTATTTTGCTTTGGTTAAAAACACTGAAGAACAAGGTAAAAAAACAAGTGAACAATTATTTGTACATGGACGAGAAGGTACTGGTGAATTTGGTGAAAATGGCTTAATGAAACAAGGAATTGCTGGAGAAGATACTTGGCATGTGGAATGGGAATATGAAACATACGATTATCTAAAATATGAACCTTATTACTATGTATTCTTTGCAATTTCGGTTGTTCTATTTGTTCTTTGGGGAGTAGTTAATTTCTATCATCGACGCTTAAAAGCATTTGCATAG
- a CDS encoding DMT family transporter, which yields MLNLKLIFAHLITIILWASAFPGIRVALTAYSPEHVSLLRLLIGSLTLILVAVIQGIRLPEVKDVPIILLLGFLGFAVYQTALNYGEQTISAGVASLLVSTTPIFTALLAFLFFREKFGFWGWVGSLLGFSGMAFIFLGGSTERFSFNIGIILVLVASLSESIYFVFQNVYLKKYGFVTFTIYTIWSGTIFMMIFSPGLGEAIIHAPIDITLVVIYLGIFPTVIPYFTLAYITSRTGASEATSSLYLTPVISFLIAWFWLGELPTTYAVIGGLITLSGVFLSNMSKHKLIGGNSNGNISSYD from the coding sequence ATTTTAAATTTAAAACTTATTTTTGCTCATTTGATTACGATTATTCTATGGGCATCAGCATTCCCTGGGATAAGAGTTGCACTGACTGCTTATTCACCTGAACATGTGTCCCTTTTACGATTATTAATTGGATCATTAACATTGATTCTTGTTGCGGTTATTCAAGGTATTCGTTTACCAGAAGTAAAAGATGTACCAATAATTTTATTACTTGGTTTTTTAGGGTTTGCAGTTTATCAGACGGCACTAAATTATGGGGAACAAACGATTAGTGCTGGGGTTGCTAGTTTATTAGTTTCAACAACACCTATATTCACAGCTTTGTTGGCTTTTCTTTTTTTCCGTGAGAAGTTTGGATTTTGGGGATGGGTAGGCTCATTACTTGGATTTTCTGGTATGGCATTTATTTTTTTAGGTGGGTCAACTGAACGTTTTTCTTTCAATATCGGGATTATCCTCGTTTTAGTTGCATCCCTTTCAGAAAGTATTTACTTTGTTTTTCAGAATGTTTATTTAAAAAAATATGGTTTTGTTACTTTTACAATATACACGATTTGGTCAGGTACTATTTTCATGATGATATTTTCTCCAGGTCTTGGAGAGGCGATTATTCATGCTCCCATAGATATAACACTAGTGGTTATTTATCTAGGAATTTTCCCAACCGTAATTCCTTACTTTACTCTAGCGTATATTACCTCACGAACAGGAGCATCAGAAGCAACAAGTTCTCTTTATCTAACCCCTGTTATCTCCTTTCTTATAGCCTGGTTCTGGCTTGGGGAACTTCCAACTACTTATGCTGTAATTGGAGGACTTATAACGTTGAGTGGAGTCTTTTTGTCAAACATGAGCAAACACAAGCTAATAGGAGGAAATTCAAATGGAAATATATCAAGCTACGATTGA
- a CDS encoding IS3 family transposase (programmed frameshift), with product MSKIYFNEFQIKKLENNPHVKQVSDRSIAYHPDFKVKAIKENQAGKSPTQIFIEHGFELEMIGSDKPKGCLKRWRKTFEQYGEDGFYTERRGKGSPGRPKSKEYSQEDQLKKAEARIKYLEAELEFLKKFRRTRKAGFEEEKMTTSEKFTLIEQIIRQYNLTNMVRYFCEMAEVSRSGYYAWIHAERIRLTHEKEDSQDYELIKEVFEAKKKKAGALTIKMILENKYFVTMNHKKIRRLMHKFNLKAIIRQAKPYKKLAKATHEHKAVPNHLNRNFNQGEPRKILLTDITYVYYGSGQPAYLSCVKDAVTREIIAFHLSRSLKMGIVYHTLEKLSDSLNDLIHPEAIIHSDQGVHYTHPEFQRRVKELGLKQSMSRKGNCWDNAPMESFFGHFKDEVDYLECQTFDELHQLIEEYMEDYNTNRYQWSLNRMTPAQYGSQLLAA from the exons ATGAGTAAGATTTATTTTAATGAATTTCAAATAAAGAAATTAGAGAATAATCCACATGTGAAACAGGTTTCAGATCGTTCGATTGCTTATCATCCAGACTTTAAGGTAAAGGCTATTAAAGAGAATCAAGCTGGTAAATCACCTACCCAAATCTTTATTGAACATGGCTTTGAGTTAGAGATGATTGGATCGGATAAACCAAAAGGCTGCTTAAAACGTTGGAGAAAAACGTTTGAACAATATGGCGAGGATGGCTTCTATACAGAGCGACGTGGGAAAGGAAGTCCAGGAAGACCAAAATCCAAGGAGTATTCGCAGGAAGATCAGTTAAAAAAGGCTGAAGCTCGTATTAAATATTTAGAGGCTGAACTTGAATTTCTAAAAAAGT TTAGACGAACTCGAAAGGCAGGCTTCGAAGAAGAGAAAATGACAACGAGTGAAAAATTCACGTTAATTGAACAAATCATTCGCCAATATAATCTTACCAATATGGTCCGTTATTTTTGTGAAATGGCCGAAGTCAGTCGTAGTGGATATTATGCTTGGATACATGCTGAAAGGATTCGATTGACTCACGAGAAGGAAGATTCGCAGGATTATGAACTTATTAAGGAAGTATTTGAGGCCAAGAAGAAAAAAGCAGGTGCCCTCACCATCAAAATGATTTTAGAGAATAAGTATTTTGTCACGATGAACCATAAAAAGATTCGAAGGCTTATGCATAAATTCAATCTTAAAGCCATAATTCGTCAAGCGAAACCTTATAAGAAATTAGCGAAAGCCACTCATGAGCATAAGGCCGTTCCAAACCACTTAAACAGGAATTTTAACCAAGGAGAACCGAGGAAAATTCTCCTTACAGATATTACTTACGTTTATTATGGTTCTGGACAACCAGCTTATCTTTCTTGTGTCAAAGATGCTGTTACACGAGAAATCATCGCTTTTCACTTATCTAGAAGTCTCAAGATGGGGATTGTCTATCACACATTGGAGAAGCTCTCTGATTCCCTAAATGATCTGATTCATCCTGAAGCGATCATTCATTCAGACCAAGGCGTTCATTATACACACCCTGAGTTCCAGCGCCGAGTGAAAGAACTAGGGCTGAAACAATCCATGTCCCGAAAGGGAAACTGTTGGGACAATGCCCCTATGGAATCATTCTTTGGCCATTTTAAAGATGAAGTGGATTATTTGGAGTGTCAAACTTTTGATGAGTTACACCAATTAATTGAAGAATATATGGAAGATTACAATACAAATCGTTACCAATGGAGCCTAAATAGAATGACTCCCGCACAATACGGGAGTCAACTATTAGCTGCTTAA
- a CDS encoding GNAT family N-acetyltransferase: MEIYQATIEDLKGVSNLFNFYRVFYQKSSDLDNAKTYIKKRLESKDSVIFVVKDKQEYIGFTQLYPTFSSISMKRAWILNDLYVAVQARKQGIGEMLLHKAKDYAIQTGANSISLSTAPDNYSAQGLYEKNGYKRDEHFYHYELSLD, from the coding sequence ATGGAAATATATCAAGCTACGATTGAAGACTTAAAAGGAGTATCAAATTTATTTAATTTTTATCGTGTATTCTATCAAAAATCATCAGATTTGGATAATGCAAAAACATACATAAAAAAACGCTTAGAAAGTAAGGATTCTGTAATATTTGTTGTTAAAGACAAACAGGAGTATATAGGATTCACTCAACTTTATCCTACTTTTTCATCAATATCTATGAAAAGAGCATGGATATTAAATGACTTGTATGTAGCTGTACAAGCCAGAAAACAAGGAATAGGAGAAATGCTTTTACATAAAGCTAAAGATTACGCTATTCAAACTGGAGCTAACAGCATAAGCCTCAGTACGGCTCCTGATAATTACTCTGCACAAGGGTTATATGAAAAGAATGGATACAAACGTGATGAACATTTCTATCACTATGAATTAAGTTTAGATTAA
- a CDS encoding IS110 family transposase, giving the protein MNFKMQNKQNQLIERITDQHLVVGVDIAQHVHVARAVNYRGIVVGKPLSFQNNEEGFTSLLNWIKELKHLKNLDTTIVGMEPTGHYWINLSKWLVKQNMDVVTVNPHHVKRNKENRDNTQSKSDKKDALVIADMVKNGYYAFVRSTSESFEKLRVLMANRDVLVKRLVSSINQINRWVDVVFPEFREVFKDVSCKGAIASLRLFPTPAELCSLQPQDIVTGWKSCMKRHSGHKKAHSLLALAKRSIGTKQALDAYRLHLGQLLEEYDLASSQLERVTQEVTNVLEQIPFVKPLLAIKGISEISLAGILGEAGDLSGFAHGNALLRHAGLHLAEASSGKWKGQIVLSKRGRSRLRRYLFLATMSLVMNNPEFKALHSNNVKVKKIKKMKSIMKLCGKLARVLVGIARNGSAYKPEMVFPLEQLAA; this is encoded by the coding sequence ATGAATTTTAAAATGCAAAACAAACAAAATCAACTAATTGAGAGAATTACGGATCAACATCTAGTTGTTGGTGTGGATATTGCCCAACACGTACACGTGGCCCGTGCAGTAAACTATCGGGGCATTGTGGTCGGAAAACCTTTGTCTTTTCAAAATAACGAAGAGGGTTTTACTAGCTTACTAAACTGGATAAAGGAACTAAAACACTTGAAAAACTTAGACACCACGATAGTCGGAATGGAACCTACCGGTCATTATTGGATAAACCTTTCAAAGTGGCTAGTCAAACAAAACATGGATGTTGTCACGGTCAATCCTCACCATGTCAAAAGAAACAAAGAAAATCGTGATAATACGCAATCCAAAAGTGATAAAAAAGATGCCCTTGTCATCGCTGATATGGTGAAGAATGGCTACTATGCCTTCGTTCGTTCCACTTCAGAGTCATTTGAAAAACTTCGTGTCCTTATGGCTAACCGAGATGTGCTCGTTAAGCGTCTTGTTAGCTCCATCAACCAAATTAATCGCTGGGTGGATGTTGTCTTTCCCGAGTTCCGGGAAGTGTTTAAAGACGTATCATGTAAAGGGGCAATCGCAAGCCTACGCCTCTTTCCTACTCCAGCTGAATTATGTTCCTTACAGCCTCAAGATATCGTAACCGGGTGGAAATCATGTATGAAGCGACATTCCGGGCATAAAAAAGCCCATTCCCTGCTTGCGTTGGCCAAGCGTTCAATTGGTACGAAACAAGCCCTTGATGCGTATAGACTTCACTTGGGACAGTTATTAGAGGAATATGATCTCGCTTCATCCCAACTCGAAAGAGTGACGCAAGAAGTCACAAACGTCTTGGAACAGATTCCATTCGTTAAGCCATTACTTGCCATTAAAGGAATCAGTGAGATTTCACTAGCGGGCATCTTAGGAGAAGCTGGAGATCTAAGTGGGTTCGCTCACGGGAATGCGCTCCTTCGTCATGCAGGATTGCATCTAGCTGAAGCAAGCTCTGGGAAGTGGAAAGGCCAAATTGTTCTTTCCAAACGTGGAAGATCACGCCTGCGGCGTTACCTTTTCCTTGCGACCATGAGTCTGGTGATGAATAACCCTGAGTTTAAAGCCCTACACTCGAACAATGTTAAAGTGAAGAAGATTAAGAAAATGAAATCCATCATGAAACTATGTGGAAAACTTGCCCGTGTTCTAGTAGGGATTGCTCGTAATGGCTCTGCCTATAAACCGGAAATGGTCTTCCCTCTTGAACAACTAGCAGCGTAA
- a CDS encoding serine hydrolase domain-containing protein, with product MKKITTGQSNTGLSETGLRRMRDVLARHVESGKIPGLVALVSRYGETHVEAIGTMRHDGGAPMRRDTIFRLASTSKPLAVASVMILLDECKLHLDDPVDTWLPELADRQVLKRADGPLDDTVRARRPITVRDLLTSTFGLGVDITLMGSPIQNAIFESGIYDTPGAELPEPGEWMRRLGTLPLSYQPGERWQYHISNEVLGVLVARVTGQTFETFLRERILDPLGMKDTGFYVPANKIDRLPPAFNPDPQTGEFIVWDEAAGGRYSRPPAFQAGGGGLLSTVDDYHAYLRMLLNQGMHGTERILSRPAVQLMTTNRLTPEQQAARDALAKNNVHLSHGQGQHGGWGFGMAVRTYRGDYASIGQFGWDGGTGTTTYADPDKQLTGILLTQVGMSTPDSARLIHDFWTMVYQAIED from the coding sequence ATGAAAAAGATTACAACGGGACAAAGCAACACTGGCTTATCCGAAACAGGGCTACGCAGAATGCGCGACGTGCTGGCACGGCATGTCGAGTCCGGGAAGATTCCTGGGCTCGTCGCCCTGGTCAGCCGGTACGGTGAGACGCACGTCGAAGCGATCGGCACGATGCGCCATGACGGTGGCGCGCCGATGCGCCGGGACACGATCTTCCGGTTGGCGTCCACTTCCAAGCCGCTCGCGGTCGCGTCGGTGATGATCCTGCTCGACGAGTGCAAGCTGCATCTGGACGACCCAGTAGATACGTGGCTGCCCGAACTCGCCGACCGGCAGGTGCTGAAACGGGCCGACGGCCCGCTGGACGACACCGTGCGGGCACGGCGGCCGATCACCGTACGGGACTTGTTGACCTCCACGTTCGGGCTCGGAGTGGATATTACGTTGATGGGCTCCCCGATCCAGAACGCGATCTTCGAGAGTGGGATATACGACACGCCAGGGGCGGAGTTGCCCGAGCCGGGTGAGTGGATGCGCCGCCTGGGCACACTCCCGCTGAGCTACCAGCCCGGAGAGCGGTGGCAATACCACATCAGCAACGAAGTGCTCGGCGTGCTCGTCGCCAGAGTCACGGGTCAGACGTTCGAGACGTTCCTGCGCGAACGCATCCTCGATCCGCTGGGGATGAAGGACACTGGTTTCTACGTGCCCGCCAACAAGATTGACCGGCTGCCGCCCGCCTTCAACCCCGATCCGCAGACCGGAGAGTTCATCGTGTGGGACGAGGCCGCAGGCGGACGCTACAGCCGACCTCCAGCGTTCCAAGCAGGTGGCGGTGGGCTGCTCTCAACCGTCGACGACTATCACGCGTATTTACGGATGCTGCTGAACCAAGGGATGCACGGGACCGAACGGATCCTGTCCCGGCCCGCCGTCCAGCTGATGACCACCAACCGCCTCACGCCCGAGCAACAAGCCGCCCGAGACGCCCTGGCCAAAAACAACGTCCATTTGTCGCACGGCCAAGGGCAGCACGGCGGCTGGGGCTTCGGGATGGCGGTGCGCACCTACCGTGGTGACTACGCGTCCATCGGCCAGTTCGGCTGGGACGGTGGAACCGGCACCACGACGTACGCCGACCCGGACAAACAGCTCACCGGAATCCTGCTCACCCAGGTCGGGATGTCCACCCCGGATTCAGCGCGGCTTATCCACGACTTCTGGACCATGGTCTACCAGGCAATCGAAGACTGA
- a CDS encoding YrvL family regulatory protein yields the protein MPENKNDSFRNMNIKEKMATVTGLAFLITQVVGFVLGLYFFGLAGVFELFGVQYESIWSLIVFVVSFFTLGIIVELFSKAIFKLSIRNITGKIKVFFIRISFEGISNWLVLFAVDEFMKSITISLKTEIIIALLLAIIEIVFDDDKEIS from the coding sequence ATGCCAGAAAATAAAAATGATTCATTTCGTAATATGAATATTAAAGAAAAGATGGCAACAGTTACCGGATTAGCATTTCTCATTACCCAGGTAGTGGGCTTTGTATTGGGGCTTTATTTCTTTGGACTAGCAGGGGTTTTTGAACTGTTCGGCGTTCAATATGAATCTATCTGGTCATTGATTGTTTTTGTTGTCAGTTTCTTTACTTTAGGAATCATTGTCGAATTGTTTTCCAAAGCAATTTTCAAGCTGTCTATCCGAAATATAACAGGGAAAATTAAAGTATTTTTTATCCGAATCAGTTTTGAAGGCATATCGAACTGGCTAGTCCTGTTCGCAGTGGATGAGTTTATGAAAAGTATTACAATTTCCTTGAAAACAGAGATTATTATTGCATTGCTACTTGCAATAATAGAAATTGTTTTCGACGATGATAAGGAAATCTCCTAA